In Limanda limanda chromosome 21, fLimLim1.1, whole genome shotgun sequence, a genomic segment contains:
- the LOC133028099 gene encoding mucin-2-like, protein MQSTTFPSLCYSGRFSPFDLAPPRFENPTEEGESKTRETKKVESSIQDKSQTPLPCNPAPWRPRKKETAYCECCHQPFTNLEEHLQSDQHRMFVLDPSNYTVVDQLVAEMLPGFNPSPPEQPEETEPPSLQLIQDVCELEPLTDGETELAIQALRRQSSSSIIISSSTAGRLTIDPGSPSLGVLFPVARPATPPADIQPFTPAECQLPDIQPQVLSPVMPLLDVQPQYHASPSQQPSSCPDTPDTPSVDPYSLPPVLSPQIPSCIMELHSPYSEPPVLSPQQYIEEETLEVSERDTAESFSDSVSAVTVPITVSLPYTAAETNAEVEDGCLALSGIIFSGSGSVCDKLVSCRSQSLPRQSATAPNHKKRCRSASPECNRSKRSRITAKCNWTEQGLISIKPERDIRPKCGGYSLFDKASCQITQCPRQQVSSSCTGEKLDSSTFCVPTVQNFPWEPSQTDILGQSNARVTTPSNTKTFEPQLQLHYGESLSAFSSQDSQRSLSHSTSVCIESALIPDLAALSPSSSDSDWECDLLSRLGPASATPLLPSEQSCVVDNELLHKPCKWMQDTSYESRLHTALQPATPSTSLCGEEMDPSVFSRTVIQIVQVQH, encoded by the exons ATGCAGTCTACCACCTTCCCATCGCTTTGCTACTCGGGCCGATTCAGTCCCTTTGATCTTGCTCCTCCTCGATTTGAAAATCCgacagaagaaggagaaagtaAAACGAG GGAGACGAAAAAAGTTGAAAGCAGCATTCAGGACAAATCCCAAACGCCGCTCCCCTGTAACCCTGCACCGTGGCGTCCGCGCAAAAAGGAAACCGCGTACTGCGAATGCTGTCATCAACCCTTCACCAatctggaggag CACTTACAGTCGGATCAGCACCGTATGTTTGTGCTGGATCCCTCCAACTACACTGTGGTTGATCAACTTGTGGCTGAGATGCTCCCAGGATTCAACCCTAGTCCACCTGAACAACCAGAAGAAACAGA ACCACCAagtctgcagctcatccaggaCGTCTGTGAACTGGAGCCTCTCACTGATGGCGAGACGGAACTTGCCATTCAGGCCCTGCGCAGACAAAGTTCATCGTCCATAATCATCTCCAGTTCTACCGCGGGTCGTCTTACCATTGACCCTGGCAGCCCATCGCTAGGAGTTCTGTTTCCCGTCGCAAGACCAGCCACACCACCTGCTGACATCCAGCCTTTCACTCCAGCTGAGTGCCAGCTCCCGGATATCCAGCCCCAGGTTTTGAGCCCTGTCATGCCTCTATTGGATGTTCAACCACAATACCACGCCTCACCCAGCCAGCAGCCATCCTCTTGTCCTGATACCCCTGATACTCCATCCGTTGACCCTTACTCTCTGCCCCCTGTCCTCAGCCCTCAAATCCCTTCCTGCATTATGGAGCTGCACAGCCCGTACTCCGAGCCGCCTGTCCTCAGTCCTCAACAGTACATCGAAGAGGAAACTCTGGAAGTCAGTGAAAGGGATACTGCGGAGAGTTTTTCGGactctgtctcagctgtcacGGTTCCCATCACCGTCTCCCTCCCTTACACTGCAGCTGAGACAAATGCAGAGGTGGAAGATGGTTGTTTAGCATTGAGTGGGATCATATTTTCTGGCAGTGGTTCGGTGTGTGATAAACTGGTGTCATGTCGATCCCAGTCATTGCCTCGACAGTCAGCTACAGCTCCAAACCACAAAAAACGCTGTCGCTCAGCCAGCCCCGAATGTAACCGCAGCAAAAGGAGTAGGATTACAGCGAAATGTAACTGGACTGAACAAGGGTTGATATCTATAAAACCAGAACGTGACATTAGGCCAAAGTGTGGGGGGTATTCATTATTTGACAAGGCCTCTTGTCAGATAACACAGTGTCCTCGACAGCAGGTCTCTTCTTCATGCACGGGGGAAAAACTTGATTCTTCAACATTTTGTGTTCCAACTGTGCAGAATTTTCCATGGGAACCGAGTCAAACTGACATTTTGGGTCAAAGTAACGCACGTGTAACAACTCCTTCAAATACAAAGACTTTTGAACCACAGCTTCAGCTCCACTATGGAGAATCTCTCAGTGCGTTTTCCAGCCAAGACTCTCAGCGTTCACTATCCCACTCTACCTCCGTGTGCATCGAGTCGGCCCTCATCCCTGACTTGGCTGCGCTCTCTCCATCGTCATCTGACTCTGACTGGGAGTGTGACCTGCTGTCACGGCTGGGCCCGGCCTCGGCGACACCTCTTTTGCCCTCTGAGCAGAGCTGTGTTGTCGACAACGAGCTCCTCCATAAGCCGTGCAAGTGGATGCAAGACACCAGCTACGAGTCACGTCTGCACACGGCCCTCCAGCCGGCGACCCCATCGACCTCACTGTGTGGGGAGGAAATGGACCCATCAGTGTTTTCCAGGACTGTGATACAGATTGTTCAAGTTCAGCACTGA